In a genomic window of Helianthus annuus cultivar XRQ/B chromosome 10, HanXRQr2.0-SUNRISE, whole genome shotgun sequence:
- the LOC110882426 gene encoding uncharacterized protein LOC110882426, translating to MDDNDTSSPKPLTANADPPKPSNPTPLHIVYSVNNIQQMIRTLDGEKVSYSSLVNLFHLHATAYRVFDHMDDTPQPADIDPSLSSWKEINAVVLQWIYGTLSDDLLLKVLQPGSTARQAWLRLENHFLNNKDSRAATLEEDFTNLTLQSCSSLEAYFQRLKEIADQLAAVDCPVPKKRLVLELVRGLPPEIDMTGALIVQRLPSWADACDMLLREQSHQRARAVVSPPVVAAAVDSAPPAPPQSV from the coding sequence ATGGATGACAATGATACCAGTTCACCAAAACCCTTGACCGCTAATGCCGACCCACCAAAACCCTCGAACCCAACTCCCTTACATATAGTGTATTCCGTCAACAACATTCAGCAGATGATCCGAACCCTTGACGGGGAAAAGGTCTCCTACTCGTCCTTGGTTAACCTATTTCATCTCCACGCTACCGCTTACCGTGTCTTCGATCACATGGATGACACCCCCCAACCCGCTGACATTGACCCCTCCCTATCCTCCTGGAAGGAGATCAATGCTGTGGTTCTGCAATGGATTTACGGCACCTTATCAGACGATCTTCTTCTCAAGGTCCTTCAGCCCGGATCCACGGCCCGTCAGGCTTGGCTCCGACTCGAAAACCATTTTCTCAATAATAAAGATTCTCGGGCTGCCACTCTTGAAGAAGATTTCACCAACCTTACCCTTCAATCCTGCTCTTCCCTTGAAGCTTACTTTCAGCGATTGAAGGAGATAGCTGACCAACTGGCAGCTGTTGACTGCCCTGTGCCTAAAAAACGGCTCGTGTTGGAACTGGTCCGTGGGCTACCCCCGGAAATTGATATGACCGGGGCTCTCATTGTTCAGCGATTACCTTCCTGGGCCGATGCATGTGATATGCTTCTGCGGGAACAAAGCCACCAACGTGCTCGTGCCGTTGTCTCTCCTCCCGTCGTGGCTGCTGCCGTGGATTCCGCACCTCCTGCTCCTCCCCAGTCtgtgtga